In Sebaldella termitidis ATCC 33386, one DNA window encodes the following:
- a CDS encoding L,D-transpeptidase family protein: MKRKIAVLFMLFSLMIFSELLKVPDKYNGSKMELDGWSLNEKKIDLNQDGQADILLIYYKVVSTNVVTNYVSYINQGNDTYKKDYQTEKVFPTDTFGSEFGKFTNDFIANYFEYKAGKKTTSATQTPVKKPEETVKKPEENTKKPEETPKKPETVPAENPEKQPENTQTAETPGETGYKVLEQYSDKKPDNMTFNLKYNKNAPKDLDNFVFVKSDVKIRKAPNYQSEIIINAKYPEKIKVLRKLDRNSVNSEYDWYEVELSDKRIGYVYADGVLKREFNWNEMANRIDKTNKFLNQAFSEKKDIYVVDQYVALSKDVNTPKDKFGNRENQSIRGYTAPNSKEFINIPDRSILKILDESGGFIKVETLAYGGPYYISSSNKTKLKNANITAEINRFIIVDSESENEAVMEKTDGKWNVITYSFVTTGKDDGASSYATPYGDFLVAYSKPVMVYTRRARSNEQVEDSKKIAGRTDVVIDGEAAYAVRFSGGGYLHGIPASYGPNRDARKATTAKKIGTYRESHKCVRHYDDQIKFIYDWLGNSTPGDKNGYRAPKEPTLVIVM, translated from the coding sequence GTGAAAAGAAAAATTGCTGTTCTTTTTATGCTGTTTTCTCTTATGATATTTTCAGAATTACTGAAAGTACCGGACAAATATAACGGCTCTAAGATGGAACTGGACGGATGGAGCCTTAATGAAAAGAAAATTGACTTAAATCAGGACGGACAGGCAGATATACTTTTAATATATTACAAAGTAGTATCTACTAATGTAGTTACCAATTATGTTTCATATATAAATCAGGGAAATGACACATATAAAAAAGATTATCAAACTGAAAAAGTATTTCCTACAGATACATTTGGAAGTGAATTTGGTAAATTTACAAATGACTTTATCGCCAATTATTTTGAATATAAAGCTGGCAAGAAGACAACATCAGCCACTCAGACTCCAGTGAAAAAACCCGAGGAAACTGTAAAGAAACCGGAAGAAAATACAAAGAAACCAGAAGAAACACCTAAAAAACCGGAAACAGTCCCGGCAGAAAATCCGGAGAAACAGCCTGAAAATACACAAACAGCTGAAACACCCGGAGAAACAGGATATAAGGTACTGGAACAATACAGTGATAAAAAGCCTGATAACATGACCTTTAATCTAAAATACAATAAAAATGCACCTAAGGATCTGGATAATTTTGTTTTTGTAAAATCTGATGTAAAAATAAGAAAGGCACCAAATTATCAGTCAGAAATTATTATTAATGCAAAATATCCCGAGAAAATAAAAGTTCTGAGAAAACTGGACAGAAACAGTGTTAACAGCGAATATGACTGGTATGAGGTAGAGCTTTCGGATAAAAGAATCGGATATGTATATGCAGACGGTGTACTAAAAAGAGAATTTAACTGGAATGAAATGGCAAACAGAATAGATAAGACAAATAAATTTCTGAATCAGGCCTTTAGTGAAAAAAAGGATATATACGTGGTAGATCAGTATGTAGCCCTAAGCAAAGATGTAAATACCCCTAAAGATAAATTCGGAAACAGGGAAAATCAGAGTATAAGAGGCTATACAGCACCTAACTCAAAGGAATTCATAAATATTCCCGACAGGTCTATACTAAAAATACTTGATGAGAGCGGCGGCTTCATAAAGGTGGAGACATTGGCATACGGAGGACCGTATTATATAAGCTCTTCCAATAAGACAAAGCTGAAAAATGCCAATATTACTGCTGAAATAAACCGTTTTATAATAGTGGATTCCGAAAGTGAAAATGAAGCAGTAATGGAAAAAACAGACGGAAAGTGGAATGTAATAACTTACTCTTTTGTTACTACAGGAAAGGATGACGGAGCTTCTTCATATGCAACGCCGTACGGTGATTTTCTTGTTGCATATTCAAAACCTGTGATGGTTTATACAAGAAGAGCCAGATCAAATGAGCAGGTAGAGGATAGTAAAAAGATTGCCGGGAGAACAGATGTGGTAATAGACGGAGAAGCTGCATATGCGGTGAGATTCAGCGGAGGAGGATATCTTCACGGGATTCCTGCTTCTTACGGACCAAACAGAGATGCAAGAAAAGCAACAACTGCAAAAAAAATAGGAACATACAGAGAATCACACAAGTGTGTAAGACACTATGATGATCAGATAAAATTTATTTATGACTGGCTTGGGAATTCTACTCCGGGGGATAAAAACGGATACAGAGCTCCTAAAGAGCCGACTTTGGTAATAGTAATGTAA
- the smc gene encoding chromosome segregation protein SMC, with translation MYLKALELNGFKSFAEKTVIDFTNGITSIVGPNGSGKSNILDAILWVLGEQSYKSIRAKDSSDVIFSGGKNRKAKSVAEVSLIIDNSDRYLDIDFTDLKITRRIYRSGENEYLINNRKIRLKDINNLFMDTGIGKQAYSIIGQGRVEKIISSTPKELKELIEEAAGVKRAKTEKEESVKKLNDIQSEVEKIEYVENDLASRVSILKEQSDKAKLYKALTRKINTLKLMTVNYNINQKNIDKKDMKDKIEALNEKIKEVENEFSVKEAELREINQYRENSYTRLQEKKDANMEIFKELEILKNKISEINNRSSNLEVEFQEKGKRKDNIENELKEKNLVLENSKKELDEIKKVFDEKNNDKNNLEKELESIKEESLAIEKTLESLSSENRNSEIEKIKLNGELEDLEKRINLAKARVNSILKEKEKILEDFDKISATIKKYEEASSKNSENLEEKKQKLKINSEKLQEIQKNKDLILKKLNELNYKNTNLSTKKRAIENIIENNETFGRSIKLILNKKIDGVLGAFANLITIPEEYHYAVQILSGSNFQDIVTDNDGTAKKCIEILKNEKIGRASFLPLETIKTGRFIDKLPAGENIVGFVRDIVSYDKKIEKAAFFVFGNAILVKDLDSGLKILKNGFNDRIITVDGELITSRGRISGGFKTKGKDELFERKKELGEINSSLESLIKETELCTAEIEKAEILEKKTAEHIQEERIILQDLESSNRDFNNEFESAKSEYSRSKRELDTVNFEENDNKEFIEKQILKIEENKKIISQIDLNIENNNKLIIETAEKKEKIKDTGELTAKLNEISIESAILNEKFMNYKARYEEISSEYERLKNEKLELDSFFSENRNLKEELSVKNKEILDTINKKDKENSKLLEEIKELELEIRKLESGEKELISKVKDVETKIILNKNEHVKYVENFTKLTKELEYLGQEYEEMQSEEINDEEYEEISDDNILAATRRKMSVNEKSRMDIGPVNLASIEEYEKEEERYRLLYEQKEDLLKSRESLFTLIKDIEGEITEKFSYALKEINSNFVYMCKEILNNAKGEIKILDEENLLETGLELSVKYKNKPEQTLLLLSGGEKSMLAVSFIMAIFIFKPSPFTFFDEIEAALDDANTKKIVKLLNEFTNKSQFILITHNKETMKGSHRLYGVTMNKEIGESRIVSVDI, from the coding sequence ATGTATTTAAAAGCATTAGAGCTGAACGGTTTTAAATCATTTGCCGAAAAGACTGTAATAGACTTTACTAACGGTATTACATCAATAGTCGGACCTAACGGGAGCGGGAAGAGTAATATTCTTGATGCAATTCTTTGGGTGCTGGGGGAACAGAGCTATAAGAGCATAAGGGCAAAGGACAGTTCAGATGTTATATTTTCCGGCGGGAAAAACAGGAAAGCCAAATCAGTGGCGGAAGTAAGTCTTATCATAGATAACAGCGACAGATATCTCGATATAGATTTTACAGATCTGAAAATTACCAGAAGAATATATAGAAGCGGAGAAAATGAATATCTAATAAATAACAGAAAAATTCGTCTGAAAGATATAAATAATCTGTTTATGGATACCGGAATAGGAAAGCAGGCTTATTCCATCATAGGGCAGGGAAGAGTAGAAAAGATTATCAGCTCCACTCCCAAAGAATTAAAAGAGCTCATAGAAGAGGCAGCAGGTGTAAAAAGAGCCAAAACAGAAAAAGAAGAATCCGTAAAAAAGCTGAATGATATTCAGAGTGAAGTGGAGAAAATAGAATATGTGGAAAATGATCTTGCCTCAAGAGTAAGCATATTAAAGGAACAGAGTGATAAAGCAAAGCTTTATAAAGCACTTACAAGAAAGATAAATACTTTGAAGCTGATGACTGTAAACTATAACATAAATCAGAAAAATATCGATAAAAAAGATATGAAAGATAAAATCGAAGCATTAAATGAAAAAATAAAAGAAGTAGAAAACGAATTTTCTGTAAAAGAGGCGGAATTAAGAGAAATAAACCAATACAGGGAAAATTCTTATACAAGGCTTCAGGAAAAAAAAGATGCTAATATGGAGATATTCAAAGAATTGGAAATATTGAAAAATAAGATTTCCGAAATTAATAACAGGTCATCTAATCTTGAGGTGGAATTCCAGGAAAAAGGTAAAAGAAAAGACAATATAGAAAATGAATTAAAAGAAAAAAATCTGGTACTTGAAAATAGTAAAAAAGAGCTTGATGAGATAAAAAAAGTATTTGATGAAAAAAATAACGATAAAAATAACCTTGAGAAAGAACTGGAATCTATAAAGGAAGAAAGCCTTGCAATTGAAAAAACTCTTGAAAGCCTGAGCAGTGAAAATAGAAATTCTGAAATAGAAAAGATAAAACTGAATGGCGAGCTTGAAGATCTGGAAAAAAGGATAAATCTCGCCAAAGCAAGGGTAAACTCTATTTTAAAAGAAAAAGAAAAAATACTTGAAGATTTTGATAAAATAAGTGCAACAATAAAAAAGTATGAGGAAGCTTCTTCCAAAAACAGTGAAAATCTTGAAGAAAAAAAACAAAAGCTTAAGATAAACAGTGAAAAGCTTCAGGAAATACAAAAAAATAAGGACCTTATACTAAAAAAGCTTAATGAGCTGAATTATAAAAATACAAATTTGTCAACTAAAAAAAGAGCCATAGAAAATATTATAGAAAATAATGAAACATTCGGCAGATCAATAAAGCTGATATTAAATAAAAAAATTGACGGTGTTTTGGGTGCATTTGCCAATTTAATAACAATACCGGAAGAATACCATTATGCTGTGCAGATATTATCGGGAAGTAATTTTCAGGATATAGTTACGGATAATGACGGCACTGCCAAAAAGTGTATAGAAATATTAAAGAATGAAAAAATAGGAAGGGCATCTTTTCTTCCGCTGGAAACTATAAAAACCGGAAGATTTATAGACAAACTTCCTGCCGGAGAAAATATAGTCGGGTTTGTAAGAGATATAGTCAGTTATGATAAAAAGATAGAAAAGGCAGCTTTTTTTGTATTTGGCAATGCTATTCTGGTAAAGGATCTGGACAGCGGACTGAAAATACTGAAAAATGGTTTTAATGACAGGATTATTACTGTAGACGGTGAACTGATAACTTCAAGGGGAAGAATAAGCGGCGGTTTTAAAACTAAAGGTAAAGACGAGCTTTTTGAAAGAAAAAAAGAACTTGGAGAAATAAACAGCTCACTTGAAAGCTTAATAAAAGAAACAGAGCTGTGTACAGCAGAAATAGAAAAGGCAGAAATCCTTGAAAAAAAGACAGCTGAACATATACAGGAAGAAAGAATTATTCTTCAGGATTTGGAAAGCAGCAACAGAGATTTTAACAACGAATTTGAAAGTGCAAAATCTGAATACAGCAGAAGCAAGAGAGAACTGGACACTGTTAATTTTGAAGAAAATGATAATAAAGAGTTTATAGAAAAACAAATTTTGAAAATCGAAGAAAATAAAAAAATAATTTCACAGATTGATCTTAATATTGAAAATAATAATAAGCTTATTATTGAAACAGCTGAAAAAAAGGAAAAAATAAAAGATACAGGGGAGCTTACTGCTAAGCTTAATGAAATATCCATAGAAAGTGCCATATTAAATGAAAAATTTATGAATTATAAGGCGCGATATGAAGAAATCAGCAGTGAATACGAAAGACTGAAGAATGAGAAGCTGGAACTGGACTCTTTCTTTTCTGAAAACAGAAATCTGAAAGAAGAGTTGAGCGTAAAAAATAAAGAGATACTGGATACTATTAATAAAAAAGATAAGGAGAATTCAAAGCTTCTTGAAGAGATAAAGGAGCTTGAGCTGGAAATAAGAAAACTGGAATCAGGCGAAAAAGAGTTGATAAGTAAGGTAAAGGATGTAGAAACAAAAATCATTCTGAATAAAAACGAGCACGTAAAATATGTAGAAAATTTTACAAAATTAACCAAGGAACTGGAATATCTCGGGCAGGAATATGAAGAAATGCAGTCAGAGGAAATTAATGATGAAGAGTATGAGGAAATATCCGATGATAATATCCTGGCAGCTACAAGAAGAAAAATGTCGGTTAATGAAAAGTCAAGAATGGATATAGGACCTGTAAATCTAGCTTCTATAGAAGAATATGAAAAAGAAGAGGAACGATACAGATTATTATATGAACAGAAAGAGGATCTTTTGAAAAGCAGGGAGTCACTCTTCACGCTTATAAAGGATATAGAAGGTGAGATAACCGAAAAATTTTCATATGCTCTAAAAGAAATAAACAGCAACTTTGTTTATATGTGTAAGGAAATACTTAATAATGCCAAAGGGGAAATAAAAATTCTGGATGAGGAAAATCTGCTCGAAACCGGTCTGGAATTAAGTGTAAAATATAAAAATAAACCGGAGCAGACTTTGCTGTTATTATCCGGCGGGGAAAAATCAATGCTTGCGGTCTCATTCATTATGGCAATATTTATATTTAAGCCTAGTCCGTTTACGTTTTTTGATGAGATAGAAGCAGCACTTGATGATGCTAATACTAAAAAGATAGTGAAACTTCTTAATGAGTTTACAAATAAATCTCAGTTTATTCTTATTACACATAATAAAGAAACAATGAAAGGATCCCACAGACTTTACGGAGTAACTATGAATAAGGAAATAGGGGAATCTAGAATAGTAAGCGTGGATATATAA
- a CDS encoding MlaA family lipoprotein: MKKFMLVGCLLSAAMGLNTAFSSSHTDQIEVEFNKNNIYEEFTDEIEIPNSDKYFVNEETEPDLIIDEGKVEKIENYVVIPKDDFGILASNIKYPDEDYIIADKVFKFTDIEDSLEPFNRRMYAFNTEVDRYVYIPITSVYTAFVPKPIRVGINNFFVNLGEITTTFNSILQLRPDKALNSIGRFAINSTIGIGGIFDVAKHAGLKNDPETFGETLGVYGVNPGSYLVVPLTGPTTVRDGVGMLVDGYVSGEIQNEIFDSTIYEIGIEKNIFFPTKTTAQGLNARAMVKFKYGDMNSPFEYDLARAFIYNYRQLQIGK, from the coding sequence ATGAAGAAATTTATGTTGGTAGGCTGTCTTTTATCAGCAGCAATGGGTTTGAATACTGCTTTTTCCAGCAGCCATACTGATCAGATAGAGGTAGAATTTAATAAGAATAATATATATGAAGAATTTACAGATGAAATAGAAATTCCAAATTCCGACAAATATTTTGTTAATGAAGAAACTGAACCGGATTTGATCATTGATGAAGGAAAAGTAGAAAAGATAGAAAACTATGTAGTAATTCCAAAGGATGATTTCGGAATTCTGGCAAGTAATATAAAATATCCTGATGAAGATTATATAATAGCGGACAAGGTATTCAAATTTACAGATATAGAAGACAGTCTGGAACCGTTTAACAGAAGAATGTACGCCTTTAATACAGAAGTAGACCGTTATGTATATATACCGATTACCAGCGTATATACTGCCTTTGTTCCGAAGCCTATCAGAGTGGGAATAAATAATTTCTTTGTAAATCTGGGAGAAATAACGACTACATTTAATTCAATATTGCAGCTGAGACCGGATAAAGCACTAAATTCAATAGGGCGTTTTGCTATAAACAGTACAATAGGTATCGGCGGAATATTTGATGTTGCTAAACATGCAGGACTAAAAAATGATCCTGAAACATTCGGAGAAACTTTGGGAGTATACGGCGTAAATCCGGGTTCTTATCTGGTAGTACCTCTTACAGGGCCGACAACAGTAAGAGATGGAGTAGGAATGCTGGTAGATGGTTATGTTTCCGGAGAAATACAGAATGAAATTTTTGACAGCACAATTTATGAAATAGGAATAGAAAAAAATATATTTTTCCCAACTAAGACTACAGCACAAGGGCTAAATGCACGTGCAATGGTAAAGTTCAAATATGGTGATATGAATTCCCCGTTTGAATATGATCTGGCAAGAGCTTTTATATATAATTACAGACAGCTGCAAATAGGAAAATAA